The genomic stretch TGCATGGATACGGTATAGCGTACATTATTACATCTACGCGCTTATATTTATCGCCTTCGATGTTGACGTCCTCTATCTCTTTCCTGTTGCGTTGAGCTATACAAAAGGCGGCAATACATTTGAATTTTATTCCCTGGTAGTATTTGTGCTTATTCTTGCATTGGCAGTTGTGTATGCCTGGGGAAAGGGAGTTTTCACCTGGAAACGAAAGATCCTATCATAAAATTCGCTGTCCTCGACAAGATCCTCAATCTCGCGCGGGCAAACTCGCTCTGGCCTGTGACATTTGGCCTCGCATGCTGCGCCATCGAAATGATGACCACATCCATGGCCCGTTTTGACATCGCCCGCTTTGGCGCGGAGGTCTTCAGGCCAAGCCCCAGGCAGGCAGATCTCATGATCGTATCAGGGACAGTGACAAAAAAGATGGCGCCCACACTGGTTACCCTTTATGAGCAGATGCCTTCCCCGAAATGGGTCATTGCCATGGGCAACTGCGCCATATCGGGCGGCCCTTTTGTTTTTAAAGGTCAGTACAATCTCATTGAAGGAGTAGATCTGCTTGTCCCCGTTGACGTATACGTCCCGGGGTGTCCTCCAAGACCGGAGGGTCTGCTTGAAGGACTTATGAAGCTTGAAGAAAAGATTACGGGGACGCGCCGCTTCCCGAAACCGGAACAGAAATGGTAAAGACTGTTTTAGAAGAGATTACGAATGCCTTTCGTAGCGTTGATGTGCGTGAAACTCCTTACACGGAGAAGGGCTATCATTTATCCGTAGACGCCCGGAAAGAGAACGTCCTGAGCATTGTCGAGTTCCTTGACAGGAGAGGATT from Syntrophorhabdaceae bacterium encodes the following:
- a CDS encoding NADH-quinone oxidoreductase subunit A, giving the protein MQTLQEFFHVAVFSVVAIIFTVSPIVIAYLLSPRTVGKKTFVTYECGIEPFGNAWIRYSVHYYIYALIFIAFDVDVLYLFPVALSYTKGGNTFEFYSLVVFVLILALAVVYAWGKGVFTWKRKILS
- a CDS encoding NADH-quinone oxidoreductase subunit B, translated to METKDPIIKFAVLDKILNLARANSLWPVTFGLACCAIEMMTTSMARFDIARFGAEVFRPSPRQADLMIVSGTVTKKMAPTLVTLYEQMPSPKWVIAMGNCAISGGPFVFKGQYNLIEGVDLLVPVDVYVPGCPPRPEGLLEGLMKLEEKITGTRRFPKPEQKW